In Neptuniibacter halophilus, the genomic stretch GCCATTCATACTTGCAACCACCGCGTAAAAACCGGAGAACAGCGCCCCTGTGGTAAACAGGTTCGGCAGCAGATAGATACCCCGGCTGCGAGGTTTTACCGATTCCTGATTGTCTTGATTTTGCGGCTCAGTCATTTCGCTTCAGATCATCCATACAGGTCAAAAAAACACAATTCTACTTGGTGCCGGGTCAGGAAGCTATTTTATCCCCGACATGTTCAGGCACTCAGAGCAACACCCGGTCAACAAACTTACGCATCAAGGCATTGGAATAAGGCGTTTCCCGGGCCGCCTGTAACACCTGCTCAAGATGATCATCACCCTCAGTGTATTTATCCTTGTAATAGGTCAGCCGCTCAACCAGCACCCGCTTGTCGACTTCAGGATGAAACTGGAACGCCCAGAACGGCTTATCCTGAAAGCGAAATGCATGCACACACTGCTCGGTAGAGGCCAGCAACTGACACCCTGCCGGTAGTGTTTCAGCGTATTGTTTATGCACAGAAACCGCGTAGAACGGGTCCGGTGTATCCCGGAACAGCGGATCATCCGCAGCCTCGGGGTGCAGGGCTATCGGCAGCGTACCCATCTCGTAGTCGAGCTCTTTATGCAGAATTTCCCCGCCCAGCGCGAGCACTGCCAACTGAAAACCAAAGCAGGAAGCAAAGACCGGTTTAGCCTGCCCGGCAGCATGTGCCAGCAATCTCTGACAGGCGTCCACAAAAGGGTACTCCTCCGGTAACAGCACGTTCGCCTCGCTGGCACCGCCCACCAGCAGCGCATCATAAGCGTCTGCTGCATTCACCGAAAACTCCGGCTGATCAAACACATTCAGCACATCAATCTGAGACAGTTCAAGGCCGCAGTATCCGGCAAAACTCTCCAGCTCTTCCTGCCGCACCTGATCTCCGCTGCGGATCTGCAGCAGGAGCAGTTTCAGTTCAGCGCGTGTTTTCGGCATAGGTGGATTCCTGAGCATTAAGAGAGGAGTACTAACTATAAAAACAACGCTTCCAGGTCACAACTGGGCTGCTGCCCCACTTTATCCCAGTTTTCACCAATCCATTGATCTGCCGCATGTCTCCCCTTCTCTTTCAGCTCCTGCAGGAATGCCAGCCGGGTATCGTATTTGGTCGCCTGCTCCAGCGAAGAGAGCACCTCACCTGATTCCAGCAGATGAAAACGTAAAGTTCGAAAACGCCGCTCCAGCCCACTGAAATTAATATACTGCTCCCGGGCCTGCTGAATGGTGTAGCTGATCGCGCGCATTTCACGCATAAACGTACTCTGGAAACCCAGCTCAGTAATCCGCTGATTGATTGCCTGCGTGGTTTTCGGCAACTCCCTGCCCTGAAGCGGTTGCAGCAGGAGCAACAGAATATCCTCCTCCTTACAATCAAAGATCAACGGATATACGGCAGGATTACCGGAGAACCCGCCATCCCAGTAGTGCTTACCTTCAATTTCGATGGCCTGATGCAGGTTGGGCAGACAAGCCGAAGCCAGCACATGTTCAGTGGTCAGTTCATACTCCCGGAACAGACGGATTTTGCCGTTACTGACATCGGTCGCCGCGATAAACAGCTTCATCGGCGAGCCCTCCTGAAGGGCCTGAAAATCAACCATCTCATCCAGCAGATAACGTAATGGATTAATATCCAGAGGGTTCAGGTCATAAGGAGAGATATAGCGCAATACATCCAGTACCCAGCCGGTCAGTGAGCTGACCTGAGTATCAGCGAGCTGACCACCGAGCAATTCACCGGGGGAGTTCAGGGAAACCTGCGTCCAGAATTGATCGAGCAGTGCCTTCGCGCCCGCAGCCTCATTCTGCTGCCAGCCATACGCCAGCAGGACTGCGTTTACCGCACCTGCACTGGTACCGGTCAGAGCGCGTGGCCGGAAATCCTCTTCAAGAAGACGATCCAGAACGCCCCAGGCAAAGGCCCCGTGTGCGCCGCCACCCTGCAGCGCCAGATTCATCGGCTTGCTCATAAACGCACCTCCTTTCGCTATTGTGCACTGCACAATTTAACATCAGTTTATGACAAATCCGGTTAAAAAACAGCCTGACCGGGATGACAAAACAGGTTTAAAATCCCGGAATTTCGCATAAACTAGAGGTTATATTTCATTTGACGCAATACTCTTCATGGATATCAAACAACTCCGACAGTTTGTGCATCTGGCAGAAACCCTGCACTTTGGCCGTGCCAGTGAAGCCAGTTATATCAGCCCCTCCGCGCTCAGCCGCAGTATTAAACAACTGGAAGAAGAGGTGGGTGCTGAACTGTTCGAACGGGATAATCGCAGTGTCGAGCTGACCGCCGCGGGCACTCTCTTTCTTAACTATGCCCGCGATGCCCTGAGTCAGTGGGATATGGTGCGCACCCAACTGATGGAACGCAGCGGGGAGCTGCAGGGCGAAATCAGCATGTACTGCTCCGTGACAGCCAGCTACAGCTTTCTGTTTGAGATTCTCAGCCAGTTCCGAACCAATTACCCGAAAATTGAGATGAAACTGCATACCGGTGACCCGGAACATGCCATCTCCCGGGTGATCGCCGGGGATGAGGACTTCGCTATCTGCGCCAAGCCTGACGTCCTGCCTAACGGTCTGGCCTTCAAACCGATCGCCCTCTCCTCCTTAAAATTTATAGCGCCAAAGCAAGGGCTCGCCGGGCACCCGGAGCATCTGCTCCGGCCCAATAACCAGACACCCATGATCCTTTCAGAAACCGGATTAGCCCGAAAGCGGGTGGATCGCTGGTTCAAAGAGGAGCAGATCAAACCGCTGATCTACGCTCAGGTGGCCGGTAACGAAGCGATTGTCAGCATGGTCAGTCTGGGTTTCGGCATTGGCGTCGTCCCGGAGATCGTGCTGGAAAACAGCCCCTTGGCTAATACTGTAGATATACTGCCGGTAAAACCGGAGCTGAAAGCCTATGAGGTGGGTATTGTTACCCTGGAGAAAAAGCTCAAAAACCCACTGATCAGCGCGTTCTGGTCTCAGTTGAAAGCGACACTCTGAGCAAACCTGACCGTAACAGACGAAGGCCAGCAGAGACCGATGAGTTTTGACTACGCCAGCCTTAACGCCAGGGCATGCTCAATAATCCATCGAGACGACACACCCGTCGCGGATCATCCCGCCCGTTGAGGCCAATCTGCATCCCCTGTTGTCCCGCTTCGGGCTCAGGCGTATAGGTATGGAATAAACGATCCCATAAGGCCAGTGCGAAACCATAATTGCTGTCGGTTTCGCGTGGTATCCGGGAGTGATGTACCCTATGCATATCCGGCGTGACCAATAACCGGCGCAGCCACCGGTCAACGCCAGCGGGCAGGGATACATTGCCATGATTAAACATGGCACTGGCATTGAGCAGCACCTCAAACAGCAATACCACCACCGCCGCAGGCCCCAGAAGGCAGATTGCCAGCATTTTCAGCAGCATCGACAACAGGATCTCCAGCGGATGAAACCGGGCGCCCGTCGTCACATCATAATCCGGGTCTGCATGATGGACCTGATGTAACCGCCAGAGCAGCGGTACCTTATGAAACACAACATGCTGCAGATAGATCAGCAGATCCAGCAAAACCACCGCTAGCACCCCCTCCAGCCACAGCGGCCAGTTCAGCCAGTTGAACAGGCCGAAGCCGGAATCAGCCACTGACTGCGCCAGCCCCACCGCCGCCAGAGGGAACAACCACCGTAACAACAGAGAATTTAACGCCACCAGAGCCAGATTATTGCTCCAGCGCAGCCAGCGTCCGAAGCGTTGCCGGCGGCAGGGGGAATGCCATTCCCAGAGCGCCATCAGCACAAACACGCCGATAAAGCAGCCCAGACGAAGCGGGGCTTCGTAGGCCAGCAGCCAGCCGCTCCAGCTCATCGTTTCAGGCTCCGGCCATCATCGCTTCGATCTCGGGGAGCAGATGGGGCCGGCCACGGGCATTCAGCGCGGTGCCGATCACCAGCGCCTCCGCCGCTACTTTTTCATCCGGCAGACGAATCACCCGCTGGCGGAAGCCAAATTTCACTTTACTCACCCGCTCAACTGCGACTTCGATCGCAAACCGGTCACCGCTGACCAGCGAACTCTTGTAGTCGATCTCGGAACGGACCACAACCAGATGGATCCCGGCGGCGGTCAGGGCCGTAAAATCGATCCCTTTACTGTGCAGAAATTCATGCCGGGCATGTTCCAAATAGTTAAAGTACACCCCGTTGTTCACGATTCCCTGCATATCGCACTCATAATCACGAACTTTGAATTCCAGACGATAGCTCATAACTCTTTTTTACCCCTGTACCAACGCCGGGTAACCACATAAAATACCCGGCTTTTAATTTTGGCATTCTGACTACCCCATACGACACTCATCGCTTTGGATAGTTTGTATGTACGCTCAAAAACACTAGAATGAAAACAACGCCTTGCTTCTGTGCTGCCGCACACCAGCCAAGCATAACAACTATAACAACACCGTATTCAACGAGCCGGCAAACCACGACGGTTACCGGTTCAGATACAGTACTAGCTGTAGATTAAGGTATCAGTATGAAAAAAATGCCTGTCACCAACAGGGAAGTTGTCCTGCCCGAAGGCCAGCGCATCATTTCTACCACGGATCTTAAAGGCCGTATCACATACGTCAATCAGGTTTTCTGCGACATATCCGGATACAGTGAAGAGGAACTGCTGGGTAAAGCCCACAATATTGTCCGTCATCCGGACGTACCTCCGGCGGCCTTTGCCAACCTCTGGGACTCACTGAAAAACGATCAGGCCTGGCGTGGTATTGTAAAAAACCGCTGTAAAAACGGTGACCATTACTGGGTGGATGCTTATGTTACGCCGCTCTTCGAACAGGGCCAGAAAGTAGGCTATCAGTCGGTTCGCTTTAAACCTTCACAGGAACAGGTCAGCAAAGCCGAGGTTATCTACAATGTGGCGAATGCCGGCAAAGCCGGTAAGGCCCTGAAACTGAAATCCACCAACCTGCAAAGCCTGCTGGCGTTTGCCCTGATCGCCCTGATCAGTCTGGCAGCCGCCTGGTTTGCCGGCGCCCCGCTGGCGGTACTGGCAATCATGCTGGTAGCAGCCCTGCTGATGGGCGGCTGCATGTGGCGTCTGATCGGGCCGATTAACGCGCTGGCAGAACGCTCGCGAAAACGCTTCAGTAATCCCCTGATACAACTGATGTACTGCCCACGTCAGGACGAGTTTGGTGAGGTCGATCTGGCCCTGCAGATGAATGAAGCCCGCAACACGACCGTACTCACCCGTCTGAGCGATGTCAGTCATACCATTGAAGAAGCGATCAGTGTCACCGAACGGGCAATCGGTCAGACAAACGAAGGGATCAGCCAGCAGGATAAAGAGAGCGATATGGTCGCAGCGGCGATGCACCAGATGGCCTGTGCCTCGCAGGAGATTGCCGGTAATACCAACGATATGTCCAATGCCAGCGAAGAGGCCCGGCACACGACCAACGATGGCCGCAATGCGCTGGAGAATACGGTCACCCATATCCAGGAACTCTCCTCCGAAGTGGCTGACGCGACCGAAGCAACACTGGCACTGAAAGAGCATACGGATGCGATTGGTAACGTCGTCAACGTCATCAACGAGATCGCCGAACAAACCAACCTGCTGGCCCTGAATGCCGCGATTGAGGCAGCCCGGGCTGGTGAATCCGGTCGTGGTTTTGCCGTTGTCGCCGACGAGGTCCGCACTCTGGCAACCCGCACCCAGAACTCCACTCAGGAAATTGAAAGCTCCATCGCCAGTGTCCAGTCCGCTGTTGAGCAGACCGTCCGGATTATGGAGCTGAGCCGGGATCACGTACAGCAGAGTGTGGATATCGCCCATCAGGCAGATCTGGCGTTCCAGAAAGTGCAGCATTCGATCAACGATATCTCAGACCGCTGCATGCAGATTGCCAGCAGCTCCGAAGAGCAATCCTCCGTGGTTGAAGAGATCCAGAAAAATATTGTCGCTATCCGTGATCTGGCCCGCCGTAACAGCGAAGCCTCAGATGAGACGGCTGAAGCCAGTAAAGCGCTGCACGATCTGGTGAAGCAACTGGACTCTATGGTCACTGCGTTCGACCGCTGACAGGAGCAGAACGATGTCTGAAGCATGCTCAAGCGGTAGTTGTCTCTGCGGAGAAGTTCGCTATGAGATCAGCCCGCCTTACCTGCACTTTCAGTACTGTCACTGCTCACGCTGTCGCAAAGCTACCGGCAGCGCCCATGCCAGCAATATCATCCTGCCGCCGGCGCAGTTTCGCTGGCTGGCAGGCGAAGATCAGGTCGGGCATTTTATACCGGAAGACACCCGGCATTTTGCCAATGGCTTCTGTCGGCGCTGCGGTTCAACCCTGCCCTGGCTGGCTAAGACCGGCAAGGCGATGGTGGTACCCGCAGGCACACTGGATAACGGCCCGGATATGAGCCCGGAATGGAACCTGTTCTGGGAGAGCCGGGCAACATGGTATCGCCTCCCCCATGAGCTGAATGCCTACCCCACTCTGCCCGGCAAAAGCGAACCCTGCCGCCTTAACGAAGGCTGACACCCCTTACCGGAATAAAAAAAGGCGACCTTAACGGTCGCCTGAATACCCCAACGGGTTATCACAAGTGCATAGCTAATAAGATCGATCAAGGGAAATCAGTCGTCTCCACCGAGAAAGCCCAGCAGTTGCAGCAAGCTGGTAAACAGATTGTAGATAGAGACGTACAGGGAAACCGTTGCCATGATGTAGTTGGTTTCACCACCGTGCAGGATGTTGCTGGTTTCATACAGGATAAAACCGGACATCAGCAGGACAAACATTGCAGACACCGCCAGCGAAAGCGCCGGAATCTGGAAGAACACCGCACCCAGACCGGCAACGAATGCCAGCAGGATACCTACCATCAGGAAACCACC encodes the following:
- a CDS encoding type 1 glutamine amidotransferase encodes the protein MPKTRAELKLLLLQIRSGDQVRQEELESFAGYCGLELSQIDVLNVFDQPEFSVNAADAYDALLVGGASEANVLLPEEYPFVDACQRLLAHAAGQAKPVFASCFGFQLAVLALGGEILHKELDYEMGTLPIALHPEAADDPLFRDTPDPFYAVSVHKQYAETLPAGCQLLASTEQCVHAFRFQDKPFWAFQFHPEVDKRVLVERLTYYKDKYTEGDDHLEQVLQAARETPYSNALMRKFVDRVLL
- a CDS encoding patatin-like phospholipase family protein: MSKPMNLALQGGGAHGAFAWGVLDRLLEEDFRPRALTGTSAGAVNAVLLAYGWQQNEAAGAKALLDQFWTQVSLNSPGELLGGQLADTQVSSLTGWVLDVLRYISPYDLNPLDINPLRYLLDEMVDFQALQEGSPMKLFIAATDVSNGKIRLFREYELTTEHVLASACLPNLHQAIEIEGKHYWDGGFSGNPAVYPLIFDCKEEDILLLLLQPLQGRELPKTTQAINQRITELGFQSTFMREMRAISYTIQQAREQYINFSGLERRFRTLRFHLLESGEVLSSLEQATKYDTRLAFLQELKEKGRHAADQWIGENWDKVGQQPSCDLEALFL
- the ilvY gene encoding HTH-type transcriptional activator IlvY — protein: MDIKQLRQFVHLAETLHFGRASEASYISPSALSRSIKQLEEEVGAELFERDNRSVELTAAGTLFLNYARDALSQWDMVRTQLMERSGELQGEISMYCSVTASYSFLFEILSQFRTNYPKIEMKLHTGDPEHAISRVIAGDEDFAICAKPDVLPNGLAFKPIALSSLKFIAPKQGLAGHPEHLLRPNNQTPMILSETGLARKRVDRWFKEEQIKPLIYAQVAGNEAIVSMVSLGFGIGVVPEIVLENSPLANTVDILPVKPELKAYEVGIVTLEKKLKNPLISAFWSQLKATL
- a CDS encoding sterol desaturase family protein, with protein sequence MSWSGWLLAYEAPLRLGCFIGVFVLMALWEWHSPCRRQRFGRWLRWSNNLALVALNSLLLRWLFPLAAVGLAQSVADSGFGLFNWLNWPLWLEGVLAVVLLDLLIYLQHVVFHKVPLLWRLHQVHHADPDYDVTTGARFHPLEILLSMLLKMLAICLLGPAAVVVLLFEVLLNASAMFNHGNVSLPAGVDRWLRRLLVTPDMHRVHHSRIPRETDSNYGFALALWDRLFHTYTPEPEAGQQGMQIGLNGRDDPRRVCRLDGLLSMPWR
- a CDS encoding acyl-CoA thioesterase is translated as MSYRLEFKVRDYECDMQGIVNNGVYFNYLEHARHEFLHSKGIDFTALTAAGIHLVVVRSEIDYKSSLVSGDRFAIEVAVERVSKVKFGFRQRVIRLPDEKVAAEALVIGTALNARGRPHLLPEIEAMMAGA
- a CDS encoding methyl-accepting chemotaxis protein gives rise to the protein MKKMPVTNREVVLPEGQRIISTTDLKGRITYVNQVFCDISGYSEEELLGKAHNIVRHPDVPPAAFANLWDSLKNDQAWRGIVKNRCKNGDHYWVDAYVTPLFEQGQKVGYQSVRFKPSQEQVSKAEVIYNVANAGKAGKALKLKSTNLQSLLAFALIALISLAAAWFAGAPLAVLAIMLVAALLMGGCMWRLIGPINALAERSRKRFSNPLIQLMYCPRQDEFGEVDLALQMNEARNTTVLTRLSDVSHTIEEAISVTERAIGQTNEGISQQDKESDMVAAAMHQMACASQEIAGNTNDMSNASEEARHTTNDGRNALENTVTHIQELSSEVADATEATLALKEHTDAIGNVVNVINEIAEQTNLLALNAAIEAARAGESGRGFAVVADEVRTLATRTQNSTQEIESSIASVQSAVEQTVRIMELSRDHVQQSVDIAHQADLAFQKVQHSINDISDRCMQIASSSEEQSSVVEEIQKNIVAIRDLARRNSEASDETAEASKALHDLVKQLDSMVTAFDR
- a CDS encoding GFA family protein; translated protein: MSEACSSGSCLCGEVRYEISPPYLHFQYCHCSRCRKATGSAHASNIILPPAQFRWLAGEDQVGHFIPEDTRHFANGFCRRCGSTLPWLAKTGKAMVVPAGTLDNGPDMSPEWNLFWESRATWYRLPHELNAYPTLPGKSEPCRLNEG